Within Sphaerodactylus townsendi isolate TG3544 linkage group LG05, MPM_Stown_v2.3, whole genome shotgun sequence, the genomic segment GGTTGCTTCTAGGGACCCCTCTTCTGGTGAGATTTCCGGCCTGGCCCACACATTTCCAAGACCCACACATATTTCAGtttatcctctctctctctctctctctctctctctctgtaacaCACAGGTGCCTGAATGGAGTAACAGGACACTGGTGTTCGCTatacgtagaagaagaagaggaggaggaggaggaggaggaggaggaggaggaggaggagtttggatttatatcccccctttctctcctgcaagagactcaaaggggcttacaacctccttgcccttcccccctcacaacaaacaccctgtgaggtaggtggggctgagagagctccgagaagctgtgactagcccaaggtcacccagctggcctgtgtgggagtgtacaggctaatctgaattccccagataagcctgcacagctcaggtggcagagctgggaatcaaacccggttcctccagattagatacacgagctcttaacctcgtacgccactgctgctcctcctacataggggcggagtgagggggaactgtgcccagggcacacgtgagccctgctcccctgccgcgcccatgccccagaacacctctCCACGCCCCCTCCACGCTCCCGCACAGGTGCACGCCTGGGGTGTCACACCCCAGcccgccctgttggcgctacgccactagcTACACGGCCTCCAAGCAACATCTTAGAACTGGAAGTCGGCTTAGAGTTGTCAGCCTTCAGGCGGGGCCTCTACTTCTTTGAGTCACatttctccaattgcccacctcctgtgtttgagagctgctgtcttcctcagagagatcccTGATGTGTCCCTCACCCGGTATTGTCTGTTCCACTCTGCGGAGGAAATCTTTCTTTTCCCTAATGTCTTGAAGGGTAGGTACTTGggcctcaagctgctggaccttctcttctaagacTTGCAACTTGCTGCGGGTGTAGCTACACACATCCTccggcaaaaaacaaacaaacatcgcgcagctgttgcaagtaactgcagcaactccctcGCCAGCCATATTTAGCAGCCTAGTAGTGCAGCAACAGACTTCAGGGCCTCCTTTCAAAAAACCCTGTATGAATTTCTCAACCAAAAAAAGGGCTCCTCTTGCCTGTTAAGGACAAGCCCATGTTCCTGATCCAGGGAGTAGACCATGAACAACACATCTGGTCGCGGTGGGACACAAGGGTGCCCGGGCCTCGCAATCTCAAGGCCCCAAAAACTGAACCTTTTCAGTAATGGAGCTCTGTCTTCTCTGCTTTTGCGGAAGCAAATGAAGACATAActtgctttcattttctcttcagCAAATTCCAACAGTGCTAATAATCCTTCTTTGCTCCCGTCCGCTAATAAACCATCAGGGATTTCCACAAAAAAGACTCTGATCGGACAGCACTGCATCCCAGGAAGAGATCTTGACTTCCGTCACTTTGTACTGGAAGTGGACAATGTGTGGTTTCCCATCATGCACTGGAAGATCTTGGTTAACAGTGAGCTTCTCATCCTTATATATCAGAGCTGAGGGAGAAGGATCCCTGCCAACCCCTCGCCCACCGGGGATCTTCGACAGTGGGTGAGGGGCATCAGGAGCACCCCAGAGGCCCTGGGACAATGTGCCTGCAGCACTGGACTCGAGGGCAGTTACTCAAAGGCAAAATACCACTGTCCTGGGTGTTTATCATCCTCGGGGCTCAGCAGGATGGACGGGGGTCGGGGGAGGCGCTCGGTTCCGGGCCTCTCGGCAGCTCCTCCCTTCGCGAGCGCCCAGCTCCGACTCGACAAGCCCATGCTTACTGCGCTCCAAGGACCGAGACCTAATGGCTGGAGACCTAATGGCTGGAGCCCTGGCCCCTTGCCAAAACTCCAACTTACCTTTTGTTCTCGCCCAAAAGATTTGTGCCTACTGAGTAAAAGAACTGCTTCCAAAGAGTGAGCACTGGACTAAATGATCCACCAATGTACTTAACGAAATTATTGGGCCTATGCTGCTGTGTTTAGCTTGCCGAAGCTAGGATCCGTGTACgcaatttttgcatcatttaatatgtCACATGAATtttttatgctttgcttcagttctgttttttttagatttctggttggttttctAGCCCTAAATGGCCAGGGCCCTAAATATATAAATGGGCCTCTTCTCCCATCTCAAAGGTCAGCAGAGGAAGGTTTTGggtagtctggaaatgagttgtaattctgggagatctctgggtttcgcctggaggttggcagcccaaaGATGGGGCTGTGGATGGATGCCCCTACCACGTGCCCCACTGACAAACTGACACGTGAGTCAACGGAGATGTCATGACAGCTGAATTGAATTGGCTTGGGTCTCCAGTTGGGAATGAGATGAGGGGTGCAAGTAGCGTTGCCAGgttgtagctggagatctctctctccattgcaactgatctccacgcgacagagatcagttcataagaacataagaaggagccttgcgggatcagaccagagtccatctagtccagcactctgctactcgcagtggcccaccaggtgcagtggtgggatccaaaaattttagtaaccggttcccatggtggtgggattcaaactgtggcgtagcgccaatggggctgggcgggccttgacgggggcgtggccgggcattccaggggtggggcattcctgggcggggctgtggcaaggacgcagccactgtggcACTCACATTTGAACGTTCTTCTGACATTCTTAAGTGGAACAGCTGTGgccccctctctgcccccttTCCTCCACCCGTTTCCAAAGGGCAGTCGAGGAAAAGCTGACATCAAAGGATTCCCTTCCCATCGCCtttgcaaagggtttttttttaaactaatataTATTCTTAACTGCCTTCAATACTCTGCAAGCCCCATCAAGGGGGATTTGACGTTAGGCTAAGGGGCGTCTTCCATGCCAAGTCGCCCACGTTTGAGATTGCTGCGGATGGGATTTGGGCTGGGGACGGCCAGCGACAAAGGTGGCGAGGATTATTAGAGCCATAGCTTTCCATGGTCGCCTGGGGGAAAGCATTCGGGAGAGAacagtgggggtgggaaagagacACATGGCTAATTTGGGAACCGCTGTCTAATCTGGTACACCGTAGGCCATTAGACACCTTTACTTGTGAAATGCGCTATTGTTAGAGTTCTCTGTGTTTTTGGAACAGTGACATTTTGCGGCACTGCAGGGAGAGGCGTTTGCAACAAACACTTGTAAAGTGCAATCATTTAGATTTCAAGTTGTGTCTAATGCGGGCGTTTATGTACAGGGACTGACTAAGATTCCTTTACGAGATCTAGACCAGAGCTCGTTATTTTTGGTTACTTTGGCATTTAAAGTCCTCCAGATTTTTCTCCTTCTGGAAAAATCCCAATTTGGGGATTGCTGGTGTCATGCAACAATGAAGAATCGGAGCTGAAAATCTGGAAGATCTCAGTTCAAATCCAGCCCGGGTGACAAATCCCGTCATTAGTCTTAAGCAAGTCACTGTATCTCATCGACAGTCCGACAATGACCTATCTTTGGGGAGTCCAGCCGTTGATGGGGGgggcctcctcctccctccccccttcttctctgtAACATCAAATGAAGCctaccacccctccctttttggggtTTGAGGGAACTTGATAGTAGGTGACATcttttgtattaattttaataatgctgcattttaatggggtagggtttatatatatatatatatatatatatatatatatatatatatatatatatatatatatatattatatataatatacatatatatatatacatatatatatatcatctatctatctatctatctatctatctatctatctatctatatatatatatatatatatatatataagagccTGTATTAACGAATATTAACGGATTTTattctgatatatgtgctctatttatatgctgttcaccgccctgagcccttcgggggagggcggtctataaacctaattaataaataaataaacagacagacagacagacagacagacagacagatagatagatagatatcttaCGGTGTTGTCTTATGCTTACTGAATGACTGGATTGAACATGCTTTGAACACTTGAAGCATGGTTTATAAATATCAGCTGTTGTTATAGTTGTACAGatctggaacctttgcaaaagctTGCTGtttttttattgatttaaaattcCTGCCGGCTGCGTTCTCCAACACAAAGGAGTTGAAGTAGCTCTTCATTCAAACGCTGTTAAAACCCTTGCAGTTGGAAATATGGATGCCATTGAATCATCATGAGAGGCACCAGCTAATAATGGGAGGCGGGCATGCGGCAAGGTGTACAAGGAAAAGGAATgaacaaaatgaagaagaggaggaggaggaggaggaggaggagtttggatttatactccacctttctctcctgtaaggagtctcaaggtggattacaagctcctttcccttcctctccccacaacagaccccttgtgaggctgatggggctgagagagtcataagaacataagaacataagaacataagaacaagccagctggatcagaccaaagtccatctagtccagctctctgctactcgcagtggcccaccaggtgcctttggagactcacatgtaggatgtgaacgcaatggccttctgcggctgttgctcccgatcacctggtctgttaaggcatttgcaatctcagatcaaagaggatcaagattggtagccattaattgacttctccacaaatctgtccaagccttttagAAGCTATCGGGTTggtggcccatcaccacctcctgtggcagcatattccaaacaccaatcctacgttgtgaaagtgttttccttttattagtcctaattcttccccagcattttcaatgaatgcccccccctggtttctagtattgtgagaagagaaaaatttctctctcttgtcaacattttctaccccatgcatgattttttgtagacttctaatccttatcccccctcagccgcctcctctccaaactaaagagtcccaaacgctgcagctcctctcctcatagggaaggtgctccagtccctcaatcatcccttgttgccttctctgcacttcttcttttctatctccctcaatatccttttttgagatgcggcgataGCACCAGAgcctggacacagtactccaagtgcggtggcaccactgctttatataagcgggcatgacaatctttgcaggttttattattatcaattcctttccctatgATCCCAACAtagggtttgcctttttttcacagctgccatgcattggagttgactTACTTCCAATGGAACTATCAGCtgaagacgcctaaatccctttcctggtctgtgactgatggcactggGACCCCTGTAAGCagtgttaatgtgaagtttggattttttgcccctatgtgcatcactctttacattttagctacattgaactgcatttgccatttcttagccctccCACCTTAATTTAcctcaaggtccgcttggagctcttcgcagaaTCCTTTGTGGGACTTCtccaccacccctacataatttggtatcatcctgcaaagcTTAGCCcttacgctacccacccctacttcaggtcatttgtggaataggttaaagagcacactGGTCCCCagcgggatccttgggggacaccactcccgacatctctccattgtgagaacttcccatttacacccactctttgtttcctgtttctcaaccagtttttaatccataggaggacttcccctcttattccttcattgctgagttttctcaacagtcctgagagaactgtgactagcccaaggtcacccagcaggaatctaggagtgtggaaacgcatctggttcaccagataagcctctgtcactcaggtggggaatcaaacccaattctccagattagaatccacctgctcctaaccactacaccactctggctccatcaaacattttatttgcatcaaTTATATTTCGTCATCCAGTATAGTTTTATCCTTTCCTTTCTCTAAGGAGGCAGGGTGAAATATGTGGTTATTCCTTCCCAGTTTTATCCCTacgacaaccctgcaaggtaggttaggccaagtgtatgtgactgacccaaagttacCCAGTAAGCATTACAGCAGGGTGGGAATTGGAACCTGCGCTTCTCAGATGTTCAAAATTGACATTGCAGccctacaccacattggctaGGTACTGGGGAAACCGCCATGAGGAGGTAATTCTAGCActgaggtgccaccacaaaaaagtCTTTATTTTTGGTCACTGTCCATCATACTTCAGAAGAAGCAGGTTTGTGGAGTGGAGCCACAAAATTAGCAAGGAGTAACCTCAGAACGTACAGGTTCACTCAGTTACTCCAGAACTTTATCCAGAAGATCCAAGCTCAAATAGTTACCTCATTGCTACCTAGCCAGAAACTACCTCAGATGGTGCAGGCTCCCAATTTTACCTCAGGAGATTCCCTCAGAACATGCCGGCTCATATTGGTGGTTTCCTCACAGCTAAATTGGGTATACTTCGAGGTCCCTTATAAACAGCATTTGGGGAGGAAAACTTCATACagatctcttccccaaaacgaccTAAgcccgttatattcctctcaacctgggtttttcaaaaatggcgAAACTTGCGATCTTGGTGCAAAATCCCAGACTGAAAGTTCTCCTGCATGAACGCAACAGACAGGAGACACTTCATTCTTCCAGCCTGCCAACcgattccctccttcccttccacccttcCTTGTTTTTACTTTCACATCAGCCGCCGTCCACCATCTTGGGAAGATTCTGCCCACCCGACCTCGTGCAAGCCCCccaaagcacattttctccccagggCAGCGAGTGTGAccgccatttcactcatagatctacacaTTCcatattgcctggccattgcaaaacagttccttttcctctctttttaaaattttgtgtgtcgAACATGTGTGTCGAACACAGGTGCAGACAATCGGGTTGCGGGAAAATCGGCATggctgcaagcagcagggtgggatCATGAGGTTCCtgcacaggttccctagagtacgGTTGCTAATTATTTGACTGCAGTATTattgccaagagggggttactaattggtgattttgccgcgtgattctTTACTTGTAGCCTTACACCCTCCCTCTCAGCGAGTAAgcggggcagaacttgaagcagtccccagcaggaggtgcacccgcgtGATGTGTGGCGGCCTAACGCCCTCGTGCATTTAGAGTCGTTCCTCAGCCTTGGGACCCGGCGCAGTGGCTGGAGTGCCACCACAGCTCCCTAGCCAGGAATGTTCCCGCCCGCAGATGCCTGGCCGCCCGTTATTGCAAGCCAcaatgcccagccccattggcgctacgccacagtttgaatcccaccaccatgggaacctgttactaaaatttttggatcccaccactggctgcaaggGTTCCTTTCTGTATGCCTTTGCAACAATGCAttcattgagagagagagagagagagagagagagagaggcaggcgtttccatgtgaaggcacgaaagcaacctggattgttttcatgaGCTCCAATCATTTCCAGAAGGCGTaaacagcacacatgtgaacagggggaaaagaaaaacaggttcatttataatCTCTGCAACTCATAATAAatatgctgtgtagaatccaccaaAGTTAGCTCACAACTAcctgaagggagctttgagtctcaAAGTCTTGCACCCTGGAAATGTTGCCGGTTTCTCAGTGCAACTGGACTCTTCTGCTGGAGGCCAACATGGCTACACTCTGAAACTTCCTTCATGGAAGAGATAGGATCTAATTCTTCCACCCGGCTCGCACTGGCAATGCCAAGGTGGCCATGTCCATGTGTAACTAAGGGCCCTTGTGGAATTTATCCCCATtacttccccttcccttgaaaTAGGGAGTCTGTGTACCTGCGagatgtagtggttcagagcaggtggattctaatctaggaagcgaatgggtttgattcctatACTccaccctgagtggcagaggcttatctggtgaaccagatgtgtttccacacttctacatttctgctgggtgaccttaggctagtcacagttcttcagaattctctcagccccatcaacctcacaaggtgtctgttgtggggagaggaagggaaagagagcttatggcctttgagtctcccttacaggagagaaaggtgggatctcataaatccaaactcctcctactcctctcctcctcttcttcttcttcttcttcatgcagctatgcttcttcttcttcttcttcttcttcttcttcttcttcttcttcttctccctcttcttccttcttctagggagcaacagtggcgtggCCGgttaaggaggttaagagctgatgtgtatctaatctggaggaaccgggttttgattcccagctctgccgccctgagcttgtggaagcttatctggggaattcagattgtgcACTCCcatgcctgtgcactccccacgcatactgcagctgggtgaccttgggctagtcacagcttctcagagctctctcagccccgcccacctcacagggtgtttgttgtgaggggggaagggcaaggtgtaAGCCTCGTCaaactctgctgcttctgcttcttcttcttcttcttcttcttcttcttcttcttcttcttcttcttcttcttcttcttcttcttcttcttcttcttcttcttcttcttcttcttcttctttagtcccACTGGCATGAatttcagcaatttgaaggtgTCAGTCCCTCAAACCCTGCAATTTAGTGCGGCTTATTTAGGATAGGAAAACCAGGCCTATTCCTCTAAtagcatgggaggggaggggagatgccAGACCTGGCAGACTTTGTGTCTTTGCCTCGCCTCGTTCCTACTGTTCCGAAAATGGGAAagagccggggtggggggtgaaccTTCAAAATCTCCCCACCCCTTGAGTCATTTGCAGAACTGAGGGGGGCTCTCTGTTTGTTGGTGGGCTCAGATCCGCCATGGCTAATCTGTGTCTTTGGGAAGCTCTATTAAGAGAACG encodes:
- the LOC125433413 gene encoding LOW QUALITY PROTEIN: ornithine decarboxylase antizyme 2-like (The sequence of the model RefSeq protein was modified relative to this genomic sequence to represent the inferred CDS: deleted 2 bases in 2 codons) codes for the protein MINTQDSGILPLSNCPRVQCCRHIVPGPLGCSDAPHPLSKIPGGRGVGRDPSPSALIYKDEKLTVNQDLPVHDGKPHIVHFQYKVTEVKISSWDAVLSDQSLFVEIPDGLLADGSKEGLLALLEFAEEKMKASYVFICFRKSREDRAPLLKRFSFWGLEIARPGHPCVPPRPDVLFMVYSLDQEHGLVLNRVVHSVAGYWTHHEKDCYFRRGTPEQILWGRLPNKPPDHLSFHLNDVAKPGSRTGETCLLTVGKSSAPQAETSYQRALALIPKLRRVFGNGSLAGSEAPSAWANIRTPQDRQKLS